In one window of Drosophila innubila isolate TH190305 chromosome 2L unlocalized genomic scaffold, UK_Dinn_1.0 4_B_2L, whole genome shotgun sequence DNA:
- the LOC117781210 gene encoding probable cytochrome P450 28a5, with product MLEITLALILLIVGLFYVFMTWNFGYWRKRGVPGPKPKIFTGNYPSMYTQKQHTIYDLDAIYRQYRDQFDAVGIYGGRSSQLLVVSPELARRVFVSDFKHFHDNELSLMVDEKSDFIFANNPFTLVGEEWKKRRADVTPGLTQSRIKSVYPVTNEVCMKMSEWLNKQLRLGAPEGINAKDMCLRFTSEMVTDCVLGLKAESFSDNPTPIMGHIKNLFTLTWTFMVYFILISTFPALRSFFKARFIPIQTEKFFISLMQNAIDGRQAQLAAGQQFERVDFLDYILQLAKKRNLDTPHLTAHTMTFLLDGFETTAGVLSHLLLLLGRDAQVQQRLRDEIKSYINEQGIIEFDKLNELPLLDACIMESIRMFPPAFMSNKICTEPIELPNKNGENYIVERGTAVIVPHYCFMMDEEHFPNPEEFQPDRFLQSDAVKMYRERGVFMGFGDGPRVCIGMRFALAQIKAAVVEVLTKFDIHVNPKTRKDNLFEPTAFITTLKGGIWLDFKKRQ from the exons ATGCTGGAAATTACTTTGGCCTTGATACTGCTGATAGTGGGCCTCTTCTATGTGTTCATGACATGGAATTTCGGCTACTGGCGGAAGCGAGGTGTCCCCGGTCCCAAGCCCAAGATCTTCACAGGCAACTATCCGAGCATGTACACACAGAAGCAACATACGATCTACGACCTTGATGCCATATATCG TCAGTATAGAGATCAATTTGATGCAGTGGGCATCTATGGAGGGAGAAGCTCTCAGTTACTAGTGGTCAGTCCAGAATTGGCACGACGCGTCTTTGTGTCGGACTTTAAACATTTCCATGACAACGAACTCTCGCTAATGGTGGATGAGAAGTCGGACTTTATATTTGCCAACAATCCATTCACTTTGGTCGGAGAAGAGTGGAAAAAACGACGAGCTGACGTCACTCCCGGACTAACTCAGAGTCGA ATCAAGTCTGTCTATCCGGTCACCAATGAGGTCTGCATGAAGATGAGCGAGTGGCTGAACAAGCAGCTACGTCTCGGTGCACCCGAGGGAATCAATGCCAAGGAT atGTGTCTGCGCTTCACCTCCGAAATGGTCACGGATTGTGTGCTGGGTTTGAAAGCGGAAAGTTTCTCTGATAATCCCACACCCATTATGGGGCACATCAAGAATCTCTTCACACTGACCTGGACATTTATGGTCTACTTTATTCTAATTAGCACCTTCCCAGCGCTGAGGAGCTTCTTCAAAGCGCGTTTTATTCCTATCCAGACAGAAAAATTCTTCATTAGTCTGATGCAGAATGCAATTGATGGCCGCCAAGCCCAACTGGCTGCTGGCCAGCAATTCGAACGTGTGGACTTCCTGGACTACATTCTTCAACTGGCTAAGAAGAGGAATTTGGATACACCTCATTTAACTGCCCACACAATGACCTTCCTGCTGGATGGCTTCGAAACGACAGCTGGAGTTTTGAGCCATCTCCTATTGCTACTTGGACGAGATGCGCAGGTACAGCAGCGTCTGCGAGATGAAATAAAATCCTATATTAATGAACAGGGCATCATCGAGTTTGACAAATTAAACGAGTTGCCCCTTCTGGATGCTTGTATAATGG AATCCATACGTATGTTTCCTCCCGCCTTTATGTCCAACAAGATTTGTACCGAGCCAATAGAGCTGCCTAACAAGAATGGAGAGAACTATATTGTGGAACGCGGAACCGCTGTCATTGTGCCCCATTATTGCTTCATGATGGACGAGGAGCATTTTCCCAATCCCGAAGAGTTCCAGCCCGATCGCTTCCTTCAGTCCGATGCCGTCAAAATGTATCGGGAACGAGGCGTCTTCATGGGTTTTGGCGATGGACCACGCGTTTGCATAG GCATGCGGTTTGCTCTGGCCCAGATAAAGGCGGCTGTCGTCGAAGtgctaaccaaatttgacattcATGTCAACCCCAAGACCCGCAAGGACAACTTATTTGAGCCGACAGCTTTTATCACCACTCTCAAGGGCGGCATTTGGTTGGACTTTAAGAAGCGACAGTAA
- the LOC117781162 gene encoding uncharacterized protein LOC117781162, whose amino-acid sequence MDDSRVIKSTVNKLGDQSPYLQIAVGAGGGFVTGFVLLKACKILAIVVGGSILTIELALQSEIITIEWGGLIRRFEMEEGAETTPPTPWQGPGTRALPFVNDPYRKLKKSLINSARFSVAFLGGFLLGMGFS is encoded by the exons ATGGATGACAGTCGAGTGATAAAATCAA CTGTGAACAAACTAGGCGACCAATCGCCGTATTTACAAATTGCGGTTGGAGCTGGAGGCGGTTTTGTTACAGGATTTGTTTTGCTAAAGGCTTGTAAAATTTTGGCCATTGTCGTCGGTGGCTCCATTTTAACCATCGAGCTGGCATTGCAGAGTGAGATCATCACCATTGAATGGGGAGGCCTAATCCGGCGATTCGAAATGGAGGAAGGGGCGGAGACGACACCACCTACACCATGGCAAGGTCCTGGAACTCGGGCTCTTCCTTTCGTGAATGATCCATATAGAAAGTTGAAGAAATCTTTAATCAATAGCGCTCGCTTCTCTGTAGCATTTCTTGGTGGATTCTTGCTGGGCATGGGCTTTTCataa